A genomic segment from Streptomyces sp. NBC_00459 encodes:
- a CDS encoding nucleoside/nucleotide kinase family protein codes for MEHPFTSPALTFDDLLGRARKLVRDDRRAVLGVAGSPGAGKTTLAERLVRALNGDGAPWVAHVPMDGFHLADVELERLGLRDRKGAPETFDAAGYAALLRRLREEAGEGREGEIVYAPGFERVLEQPIGGAIPVLPSARLVVTEGNYLLLAEGSWARVRSQLDEVWFCELDEGERVRRLVARHEEFGKDHDTAVAWVRGTDQRNADLVAATRDRADLVLPGSLRYPAAG; via the coding sequence GTGGAACACCCCTTCACCTCCCCCGCACTCACCTTCGACGACCTCCTCGGCCGGGCCCGGAAGCTGGTCAGGGACGACCGGCGTGCCGTGCTCGGTGTCGCCGGGAGTCCCGGCGCGGGCAAGACGACGCTCGCCGAGCGGCTCGTCCGGGCACTGAACGGCGACGGCGCGCCCTGGGTCGCCCATGTGCCGATGGACGGGTTCCATCTCGCCGACGTCGAGCTGGAGCGGCTGGGCCTGCGGGACCGCAAGGGCGCGCCGGAGACGTTCGACGCGGCGGGGTACGCGGCGCTGCTGCGGCGGCTGCGTGAGGAAGCGGGCGAGGGCCGCGAGGGGGAGATCGTCTACGCGCCGGGGTTCGAACGGGTGCTGGAGCAGCCGATCGGCGGTGCGATCCCGGTGTTGCCGTCGGCGCGGCTTGTCGTCACCGAGGGCAACTACCTCCTGCTGGCGGAGGGTTCGTGGGCGCGGGTACGGTCCCAGCTCGACGAGGTGTGGTTCTGCGAGCTGGACGAGGGCGAGCGTGTCCGCCGGCTCGTCGCCCGGCACGAGGAGTTCGGCAAGGACCACGACACGGCGGTCGCATGGGTGCGGGGCACGGACCAGCGCAACGCCGACCTGGTCGCCGCGACCCGGGACCGGGCGGATCTGGTGCTGCCGGGATCGCTGCGGTACCCGGCCGCCGGGTGA
- a CDS encoding serine hydrolase domain-containing protein, whose translation MVETSGTCTDQFAPVREALAASLDDKDVGASVAVFLDGEPVVDLWGGHIDEARTVPWERDTIINTWSTTKTMTALSALVLADRGDLDLDAPVARYWPEFAANGKDDVLVRHLLGHTAGLPTWDEPMTVEDLYDWPTATARLAAQAPAWKPGTEGGYHAITYGYLVGEVVRRVTGRTLGAFFAEEIAGPLGADFHIGLSAEHDHRVAPVIPPPRRPLDPDRALSADRPGNPPLPPRTANTEAWRRAGIPAVNGHGNARSVAAVQSVLACGGTARGVRLLSEAGCERALEEQFAGTDSVLGMPMRWGMGYGLGGGQLPNPRTCSWGGWGGSMVLVDMDARLTVAYVMNRMLDADGLGDDRAFLILAAAYEGLSG comes from the coding sequence ATGGTGGAGACATCCGGCACGTGCACCGACCAGTTCGCCCCCGTACGCGAGGCTTTGGCGGCCTCGCTCGACGACAAGGACGTGGGCGCGTCCGTGGCGGTGTTCCTCGACGGCGAACCGGTGGTCGACCTGTGGGGCGGCCACATCGACGAGGCCCGTACCGTGCCGTGGGAACGCGACACGATCATCAACACGTGGTCCACGACGAAGACGATGACGGCACTGTCCGCCCTGGTCCTGGCCGACCGGGGTGACCTGGACCTGGACGCGCCGGTCGCCCGCTACTGGCCCGAGTTCGCCGCGAACGGCAAGGACGACGTCCTGGTACGGCACCTGCTGGGTCACACGGCGGGCCTGCCCACCTGGGACGAGCCGATGACGGTCGAGGACCTCTACGACTGGCCGACCGCCACCGCCCGCCTCGCCGCCCAGGCCCCGGCCTGGAAACCCGGCACCGAGGGCGGCTACCACGCCATCACCTACGGCTACCTCGTCGGCGAGGTGGTCCGCCGGGTCACCGGCCGCACCCTGGGTGCCTTCTTCGCCGAGGAGATCGCCGGGCCGCTGGGCGCCGACTTCCACATCGGGCTGTCCGCCGAGCACGACCATCGCGTCGCGCCCGTGATTCCCCCGCCCAGGCGTCCGCTCGACCCGGACCGGGCCCTGTCGGCCGACCGCCCCGGCAACCCGCCTCTCCCGCCTCGGACCGCGAACACCGAGGCCTGGCGACGCGCCGGGATTCCCGCCGTGAACGGCCACGGCAACGCCCGCTCGGTCGCCGCCGTCCAGTCGGTCCTGGCCTGCGGCGGCACCGCACGCGGTGTACGGCTGTTGTCGGAGGCAGGCTGTGAACGCGCTCTGGAGGAACAGTTCGCCGGGACGGACTCGGTCCTGGGCATGCCCATGCGCTGGGGCATGGGGTACGGCCTGGGCGGCGGCCAGCTCCCCAACCCCCGCACGTGTTCCTGGGGTGGCTGGGGCGGCTCGATGGTCCTGGTCGACATGGACGCGCGCCTGACGGTGGCGTACGTCATGAACCGCATGCTCGACGCTGACGGACTCGGCGACGACCGGGCCTTCCTGATCCTGGCGGCCGCCTACGAAGGGCTGTCCGGGTGA
- a CDS encoding TOBE domain-containing protein, which translates to MQSYTIGQAARLLGVSPDTARRWADAGRVKTHRDEGGRRLIDGRDLAAFSIELANSGAGTGSGEEEPSYTSARNAFPGIVTAVKLGDVAAQVEIQAGPHRLVSLLTREAVEELGLEVGVEATARVKSTSVHIDRT; encoded by the coding sequence ATGCAGTCCTACACCATTGGTCAGGCCGCCCGTCTGCTGGGCGTGAGCCCCGACACCGCGAGGCGGTGGGCGGACGCGGGCCGGGTGAAGACCCACCGCGACGAAGGCGGACGGCGGCTGATCGACGGACGGGATCTGGCCGCCTTCTCGATCGAGCTGGCCAACTCCGGCGCGGGCACCGGCTCCGGCGAGGAGGAGCCGTCGTACACTTCCGCCCGCAACGCCTTCCCCGGCATCGTCACGGCCGTGAAACTCGGCGATGTCGCCGCTCAGGTCGAGATCCAGGCGGGCCCCCACCGGCTGGTGTCGCTGCTGACCCGGGAGGCAGTGGAGGAGCTGGGCCTCGAAGTCGGTGTGGAGGCGACGGCCCGGGTGAAGTCGACGAGCGTGCACATCGACCGGACATGA
- a CDS encoding permease produces MSITKAAPPGAGHRDTEAPPDGAKDGAQGGQQGWQFSSPLVLTMLLILVVSLQGPIRRAVSAPVMQSWMTVFVAVVVQALPFLVLGVLLSAMLAVFVPPSFFVRALPGRPALAVPVAGMAGAILPGCECASVPVAGALVRRGVAPAAALAFLLSAPAINPIVLTATAIAFPGNPEMVVARFVASLLVACAMGWLWQRLGRTDWLRPPAHPSDEGLGKGAAFWSSVRHDVMHAGGFLVVGAMAAATLKAVVPASWLSLAADNPVVSVLALAVLAVLLSICSEADAFVAASLTQFSLTARLAFLVVGPMIDLKLFAMQTATFGRGFALRFAPATFVMAVASAVLVGAVLL; encoded by the coding sequence GTGAGCATCACCAAAGCTGCCCCGCCCGGGGCCGGCCACCGCGACACGGAGGCTCCGCCGGACGGGGCGAAGGACGGTGCTCAGGGCGGGCAACAGGGCTGGCAGTTCAGCTCGCCGCTCGTTCTGACCATGCTGCTGATCCTGGTGGTCTCTCTGCAGGGGCCGATCCGCCGGGCGGTGTCCGCGCCGGTGATGCAGAGCTGGATGACGGTGTTCGTCGCCGTCGTCGTACAGGCCCTGCCCTTCCTCGTCCTCGGGGTGCTGCTGTCCGCCATGCTCGCGGTGTTCGTGCCGCCGTCCTTCTTCGTCCGCGCCCTGCCCGGCCGGCCCGCCCTCGCGGTGCCGGTCGCGGGGATGGCCGGAGCGATCCTGCCCGGCTGCGAGTGCGCGTCCGTGCCGGTGGCCGGCGCGCTGGTACGGCGGGGTGTCGCCCCCGCGGCGGCGCTGGCGTTCCTGCTCTCCGCTCCGGCGATCAACCCGATCGTGCTGACCGCGACAGCCATCGCGTTCCCCGGCAATCCGGAGATGGTCGTCGCCCGGTTCGTCGCGAGCCTGCTCGTGGCGTGCGCGATGGGCTGGCTCTGGCAGCGCCTCGGCCGCACCGACTGGCTCCGCCCGCCGGCCCACCCCTCGGACGAGGGCCTCGGCAAGGGCGCCGCGTTCTGGAGCTCGGTACGGCACGACGTGATGCACGCGGGCGGCTTCCTGGTCGTCGGCGCGATGGCCGCCGCCACCCTGAAGGCCGTGGTGCCGGCGAGCTGGCTGAGCCTCGCGGCGGACAACCCGGTGGTGTCGGTCCTCGCGCTCGCCGTCCTCGCGGTGCTGCTGTCGATCTGCTCGGAGGCGGACGCTTTCGTCGCCGCGTCCCTGACCCAGTTCTCGCTCACGGCCAGGCTGGCGTTCCTGGTGGTCGGCCCGATGATCGACCTGAAGCTGTTCGCCATGCAGACGGCGACCTTCGGCCGCGGATTCGCCCTCCGCTTCGCACCGGCCACCTTCGTCATGGCCGTGGCGTCGGCGGTCCTCGTCGGGGCGGTGCTCCTGTGA
- a CDS encoding TIGR03943 family putative permease subunit yields the protein MNRQAQAVVLFLVGGAMVHAGTTDLYLRYVKAGLQPMVVGAGVVLMLAALATVWYERRGSNPVAGKEVHAHDQEGQVHDREGHVHREPRVSWLLVLPLFALILVAPPALGSYSALRTGTALQAPLAYPPLPSGDPVRLSLVDYAGRAAYDHGRSLGNRRIAITGFVALDGKGTPYLVRMALNCCAADAQPVKVGLTGRIPPVLQPDTWLELTGTYSDRQVKDPVNKGRIPFFDIAEAKPVPTPRDPYDESWNN from the coding sequence GTGAACCGGCAGGCACAGGCGGTCGTCCTGTTCCTCGTCGGCGGAGCGATGGTGCACGCGGGCACCACCGACCTCTACCTGCGTTACGTCAAGGCCGGGCTCCAGCCGATGGTCGTCGGCGCGGGCGTGGTGCTGATGCTGGCCGCGCTGGCGACGGTCTGGTACGAGCGGAGAGGTTCAAATCCCGTCGCCGGCAAGGAAGTCCACGCCCACGACCAGGAGGGTCAGGTCCACGACCGGGAGGGTCACGTCCACCGTGAACCGCGTGTCTCCTGGCTCCTGGTCCTGCCCCTGTTCGCGCTGATCCTGGTGGCCCCGCCCGCCCTGGGCTCCTACAGCGCCCTGCGCACGGGTACGGCCCTCCAGGCACCGCTGGCCTACCCGCCCCTGCCCTCGGGTGACCCCGTACGCCTCAGCCTGGTCGACTACGCGGGCCGCGCGGCCTACGACCACGGACGCTCGCTGGGCAACCGGCGGATCGCGATCACCGGGTTCGTCGCACTCGACGGCAAGGGCACCCCGTACCTCGTGCGGATGGCCCTCAACTGCTGCGCGGCCGACGCCCAGCCGGTCAAGGTCGGTCTGACCGGCCGGATCCCCCCGGTGCTGCAACCGGACACCTGGCTCGAACTCACCGGCACGTACAGCGACCGGCAGGTCAAGGACCCGGTGAACAAGGGACGTATCCCGTTCTTCGACATCGCCGAGGCCAAGCCGGTGCCGACCCCGCGCGACCCGTACGACGAGAGCTGGAACAACTGA
- the rpmF gene encoding 50S ribosomal protein L32 gives MAVPKRKMSRSNTRHRRSQWKATTTQLVQVTVDGVAHMVPQRLVKAYERGLIQP, from the coding sequence ATGGCCGTTCCCAAGCGGAAGATGTCCCGCAGCAACACCCGCCACCGCCGCTCCCAGTGGAAGGCGACCACGACCCAGCTGGTGCAGGTCACCGTCGACGGGGTCGCGCACATGGTTCCGCAGCGGCTGGTCAAGGCGTACGAGCGCGGACTCATCCAGCCCTGA
- a CDS encoding GNAT family N-acetyltransferase, whose translation MRTFGPDILTIADELTDAYVEIFTAPPWSDRDPDETRARFHERLATDAHRAGFRAAVSFADDGGIQGFVTGWTTEAPFRTDRAYGKVSELLGAERVDALLVGAFEIDELGVRADARGTGLGRRLLSTLTSAAPGGRAWLLTWDQAHETVAFYRRTGWREPEPLPGAESDVVVFLSPSAGSTGPTVLNC comes from the coding sequence ATGCGGACTTTCGGACCCGACATTCTCACCATCGCCGACGAACTCACCGATGCGTACGTCGAGATCTTCACCGCCCCACCGTGGAGCGACCGGGACCCCGACGAGACCCGGGCACGTTTCCACGAGCGGCTGGCGACGGACGCGCACCGCGCCGGCTTCCGTGCCGCCGTCTCCTTCGCGGACGACGGCGGGATACAGGGGTTCGTCACGGGTTGGACCACCGAGGCCCCGTTCCGCACCGACCGCGCGTACGGCAAGGTGAGCGAACTGCTCGGCGCGGAGCGTGTCGACGCGTTGCTGGTGGGCGCCTTCGAGATCGACGAGCTGGGGGTACGGGCCGACGCCCGGGGCACCGGACTGGGGCGGCGGCTCCTGTCCACGCTCACCTCGGCCGCACCGGGTGGCAGGGCATGGCTGCTCACCTGGGACCAGGCCCACGAGACGGTGGCGTTCTACCGCCGGACGGGCTGGCGGGAGCCGGAGCCGCTGCCCGGCGCGGAGTCCGACGTCGTGGTGTTCCTGTCCCCCTCCGCCGGCTCCACCGGCCCGACCGTCCTCAACTGTTAA
- the tgmB gene encoding ATP-grasp ribosomal peptide maturase: MTVLVLTSEEDVTADLVVARLNSTGIPVVRLDPADLPGEVALSGEYVNGAFRGHLSAGGRALSMEGLRSVWLRRPGVPGARAAVPSGWLTEEASQAFYGMLRGTGARWMNHPDAAARARHKPWQLHLAQRSRLPVPATLITTFPQAARDFALRFPDLVVKPVSGSHPQEPPRVVPTSRVAPDVDFTAVAFGPTLLQRRVDKRADIRLTAVGDRILAARKAVAPDAHPDDIDVRFAPSDEPWRPVDVPPPVAEAVHRYLRGAELAYGAFDFAEDPDGVWWFLECNQSGQFGFVEMDTGQPIARCVADWLAGEGQQTPPYPHDPQGSVRMAP, encoded by the coding sequence ATGACGGTCCTGGTTCTGACGTCCGAGGAGGATGTGACGGCGGATCTGGTGGTGGCCCGGCTGAACAGCACCGGCATCCCCGTGGTCCGGCTCGATCCCGCCGATCTGCCCGGCGAGGTCGCCCTGTCCGGCGAGTACGTGAACGGTGCCTTCCGCGGGCATCTCTCCGCCGGCGGCAGGGCGTTGAGCATGGAAGGGCTGCGGTCCGTCTGGCTGCGCAGGCCCGGGGTTCCGGGGGCGCGGGCCGCCGTGCCCTCCGGCTGGCTCACCGAGGAGGCCTCGCAGGCCTTCTACGGCATGCTCCGGGGCACCGGCGCGCGCTGGATGAACCACCCCGACGCCGCCGCCCGGGCCCGCCACAAGCCCTGGCAGCTGCATCTCGCGCAGCGCAGCAGGCTCCCCGTACCGGCCACGCTGATCACCACGTTCCCGCAGGCCGCCCGGGATTTCGCGCTGCGTTTTCCCGATCTGGTCGTCAAGCCGGTCTCCGGATCGCATCCGCAGGAGCCACCCAGAGTGGTGCCGACGAGCAGGGTGGCGCCCGATGTCGACTTCACCGCCGTCGCCTTCGGGCCCACCCTGCTGCAACGCCGGGTCGACAAACGGGCCGACATCCGTCTGACGGCGGTCGGCGACCGGATCCTCGCCGCCCGCAAAGCCGTCGCACCCGACGCGCACCCTGACGACATCGATGTCCGCTTCGCACCCTCGGACGAGCCGTGGCGTCCGGTCGACGTGCCGCCGCCTGTCGCCGAGGCCGTTCACCGGTATCTGCGGGGCGCCGAACTCGCCTATGGGGCCTTCGACTTCGCGGAGGATCCCGACGGCGTCTGGTGGTTCCTCGAATGCAACCAGTCGGGCCAGTTCGGCTTCGTCGAGATGGACACCGGGCAGCCGATAGCCCGGTGCGTCGCCGACTGGCTGGCCGGGGAAGGCCAACAGACACCGCCGTATCCCCATGACCCGCAGGGCTCCGTGCGCATGGCTCCCTGA
- the tgmA gene encoding putative ATP-grasp-modified RiPP, with the protein MQLFVLNYARPAEQLEVSAPYSYDCGLQLNVLPGGRIAAHDHAVMREFGSTTSTAGSKTHFDD; encoded by the coding sequence ATGCAGCTGTTCGTTCTGAACTACGCGCGCCCAGCTGAGCAGTTGGAGGTGAGCGCTCCGTACAGCTACGACTGCGGACTGCAGTTGAATGTGCTTCCTGGCGGGCGGATTGCCGCTCATGACCATGCCGTGATGCGCGAATTCGGGTCCACCACGTCAACTGCCGGTTCCAAGACGCACTTCGATGACTGA
- a CDS encoding DUF6479 family protein — protein sequence MSTTTSELLAASSDLLNVTAAFVAGLFIAGALIWAFWFGMRVRDRESPRPRPDEQPTLPPSGPVHEVREMREPDEMPRAAEERERLMPHELHHASTKRRKDQQRGRWDPGSSGSFGSGGLGRH from the coding sequence ATGAGTACGACAACGTCTGAACTACTGGCCGCGTCGAGCGATCTACTCAACGTAACGGCCGCATTTGTCGCGGGCCTGTTCATCGCTGGTGCACTGATCTGGGCCTTCTGGTTCGGCATGCGGGTCCGGGACCGGGAATCCCCCCGGCCCCGCCCCGACGAACAACCCACACTTCCGCCTTCCGGCCCGGTGCACGAGGTCCGTGAGATGAGAGAGCCCGACGAGATGCCGCGCGCGGCCGAGGAGCGGGAGCGGCTGATGCCGCACGAACTCCATCACGCGTCGACGAAGCGGCGGAAGGACCAGCAGCGGGGGCGCTGGGATCCCGGCTCCAGCGGCTCCTTCGGCAGTGGCGGCCTGGGTCGCCACTGA
- a CDS encoding SAM-dependent methyltransferase, whose product MSEQGSTSEGRGRLDTSVAHNARVWNYWIGGKDNYVVDQGVGDHIDAMFPLIRSVARADRAFLGRAVRFLVAERGVRQFLDIGTGLPTVDNTHEIAQRLAPESRIVYVDNDPIVLAHARTLLTGTREGATDYIDADIHRPDGIVQRATETLDFERPVAVMMLGILNFVLDTGQAQDIVRRIMASVPSGSYLVLTHPTTDSDLDGEGNIEAMKFWNENATPPITARPRAEVAAFFDGLDLLDPGLVSCAQWRPESGSAAVLPQFGAVAVKP is encoded by the coding sequence GTGAGCGAGCAGGGCAGCACGTCAGAGGGACGCGGCCGGCTGGACACCTCGGTGGCCCACAACGCGCGGGTGTGGAACTACTGGATCGGCGGCAAGGACAACTACGTCGTCGACCAGGGGGTCGGTGACCACATCGACGCCATGTTCCCGCTGATCCGCAGCGTGGCCCGCGCGGACCGGGCCTTCCTCGGGCGGGCCGTGCGCTTCCTGGTCGCCGAGCGGGGAGTGCGCCAGTTCCTGGACATCGGCACAGGGCTGCCGACGGTGGACAACACCCATGAGATCGCCCAGCGTCTCGCGCCCGAGTCACGGATCGTGTACGTCGACAACGACCCGATCGTGCTCGCGCACGCCCGTACGCTGCTGACCGGCACGCGCGAGGGGGCCACGGACTACATCGACGCGGACATCCACCGCCCGGACGGCATCGTCCAGCGGGCCACGGAGACCCTCGACTTCGAGCGGCCCGTCGCCGTCATGATGCTCGGCATCCTGAATTTCGTGCTCGACACGGGCCAGGCGCAGGACATCGTGCGCCGGATCATGGCGTCGGTGCCCTCGGGAAGCTATCTGGTCCTGACCCATCCGACGACCGACTCGGACCTCGACGGCGAGGGAAACATCGAGGCGATGAAGTTCTGGAACGAGAACGCTACCCCGCCGATCACCGCGCGTCCCCGTGCCGAGGTCGCCGCCTTCTTCGACGGCCTGGACCTTCTCGACCCGGGGCTGGTCTCCTGCGCGCAGTGGCGCCCGGAGAGCGGCTCCGCGGCCGTTCTTCCGCAATTCGGTGCCGTCGCCGTGAAGCCCTGA
- a CDS encoding DUF1569 domain-containing protein — MASPTLTELTERLPESLGRPEADLLAPGGPWNLSQTLQHCAQTVRYSVTGYPTLKPALFRATAGALAKRLFLRRGATKHSLGAEIDGAPSLDPSLPSAEAASDLADAVALFTGHTGPHAPHPAYGHCTHDEFARLHAMHLAEHLPGLADA; from the coding sequence ATGGCCTCACCCACACTTACCGAGCTCACCGAGCGGCTGCCCGAGTCTCTCGGCCGCCCCGAAGCCGACCTGCTGGCGCCGGGCGGCCCTTGGAACCTTTCCCAGACGCTGCAGCACTGTGCCCAGACCGTCCGCTACTCCGTGACCGGATACCCCACGCTCAAGCCCGCCCTGTTCCGGGCCACGGCCGGCGCCCTGGCCAAACGCCTCTTCCTGCGCCGCGGAGCGACGAAGCACTCGCTCGGCGCGGAGATCGACGGGGCTCCGTCACTGGACCCGAGCCTGCCGTCGGCAGAGGCCGCGTCGGACCTCGCGGACGCGGTGGCCCTGTTCACCGGCCATACAGGACCGCACGCCCCGCACCCCGCCTACGGACACTGCACGCACGACGAGTTCGCACGCCTGCACGCCATGCATCTCGCCGAACACCTCCCAGGACTGGCCGACGCCTGA
- a CDS encoding (2Fe-2S)-binding protein: MPSHTFTVNGKSVTVDAPDDLPLLWVLRDLLGVRGPKYGCGIDVCKACTSHLDGEAVNPCVVPVAEAAGKEVTTIEGLADDDRLHPVQEAWLEQDVAQCGFCQPGQIMAAVALLKRTKNPTDADIDAIANVCRCGTYFRIREAIKSAATKLG; the protein is encoded by the coding sequence GTGCCCTCCCACACCTTCACCGTCAACGGGAAGTCCGTCACCGTCGACGCCCCCGACGACCTGCCCCTGCTGTGGGTGCTGCGCGATCTGCTCGGCGTGCGTGGCCCCAAGTACGGCTGCGGGATCGACGTCTGCAAGGCCTGCACCAGCCATCTCGACGGCGAGGCGGTCAATCCCTGTGTGGTCCCCGTGGCCGAGGCCGCGGGGAAGGAGGTCACCACCATCGAGGGCCTGGCGGACGACGACCGGCTGCACCCCGTGCAGGAGGCCTGGCTGGAGCAGGACGTGGCCCAGTGCGGCTTCTGCCAGCCCGGCCAGATCATGGCGGCGGTGGCCCTGCTGAAGCGCACGAAGAACCCCACGGACGCCGATATCGACGCGATCGCGAACGTCTGCCGCTGCGGGACCTATTTCCGTATCCGCGAGGCGATCAAGAGCGCCGCCACCAAACTGGGGTGA
- a CDS encoding xanthine dehydrogenase family protein molybdopterin-binding subunit yields MKRLGRRRFLTYLVAAPTLSLATNVGLDAVAPTSAEAAIPTLPAPADLVDLGDVLILASAPTANMLVLEIGEDGIVDFRLPREEVGQGLTTAVAMLVAEELDVPLARVRIRLDDARPELLFNQLTGSSNSIRSLYDPVRHTAAAARARMVAAAARQWGLKAGELTVHQGTVTAPDGRTASYGSLSAAAASPGLGALTATPKPESEHTLVGTPTSRIDARAIITGRQEYTLDLEVPGAKPCMLRRPPTINGTVKSVNNESAVRAMPGVLDVVTVPSGVAVVAETFGQALDAKDALDVVWGPGSVDAFSDDEITEKLKAATAPLVVPGLLVKRVDAEFDFAFASHAPLETNSAVADVRSDRAEIWSGLKSPIVARQTIAKELGLPLDKVTVHVVQAGGSFGRRLFFDAALEAALVSQKSGRPVRLQWSRIDDMRHGRMRPATHHRIRATYALGQVLSFEHRVAAVETDFRHGLGEILTATAASLPSGVGNAGFAQTLFLTTVKSPYNFGLTTQVLTEVPLKMHTGSWRSVYSGNTRGAEEIVADELAAKLGKDPVVFRREFLKSDRQRAVLDKVATEGGWGRALPKGWAQGVGFHEEYKSCTACLVEIDATDPKRPRVTKAVIAADVGRPINPRGLEAQLLGGLTDAVSTTLRAGLHIDRGLPLEGSYSQFHYARQKDSPKDVKIFIMPASGEPGGAGELGVPAAVGAIANAYARATGTKPRAFPVNFDVDFTPFPR; encoded by the coding sequence ATGAAACGACTCGGCAGGCGCAGGTTCCTCACCTATCTGGTCGCCGCCCCCACCCTCTCGCTGGCAACGAACGTCGGCCTCGACGCCGTCGCGCCGACCAGCGCCGAGGCCGCGATACCGACGCTGCCCGCACCGGCCGATCTGGTCGACCTCGGGGATGTGCTGATCCTCGCGAGCGCGCCCACCGCGAACATGCTGGTGCTGGAGATCGGCGAGGACGGGATCGTGGACTTCCGGCTGCCGAGAGAGGAGGTCGGGCAGGGCCTCACGACAGCGGTGGCGATGCTGGTGGCCGAGGAGCTGGACGTCCCGCTCGCCCGGGTACGCATCCGGCTGGACGACGCTCGGCCCGAGCTGCTCTTCAATCAGCTGACCGGCAGTTCCAACTCGATCCGTTCGCTCTACGACCCGGTACGGCACACAGCCGCGGCGGCCCGTGCCCGTATGGTCGCCGCCGCCGCGCGGCAATGGGGCTTGAAGGCCGGCGAGTTGACGGTCCATCAGGGAACGGTGACGGCGCCGGACGGGCGCACCGCCTCCTACGGATCACTGTCGGCAGCCGCGGCCTCCCCCGGTCTGGGCGCGCTCACCGCCACCCCCAAGCCGGAGTCCGAGCACACGCTGGTCGGCACCCCCACCTCCCGTATCGACGCCCGGGCGATCATCACCGGCCGCCAGGAGTACACCCTCGACCTGGAGGTGCCCGGCGCCAAGCCCTGCATGCTGCGCCGGCCGCCCACCATCAACGGCACCGTGAAATCGGTGAACAACGAGTCCGCCGTACGGGCCATGCCGGGCGTCCTGGACGTCGTGACCGTCCCCTCGGGCGTCGCGGTGGTCGCGGAGACCTTCGGGCAGGCACTCGACGCCAAGGACGCCCTGGACGTCGTCTGGGGTCCCGGCAGCGTCGACGCGTTCTCCGACGACGAGATCACCGAGAAGCTGAAGGCGGCGACCGCCCCGCTGGTGGTTCCCGGGCTGCTGGTCAAGCGGGTGGACGCCGAGTTCGACTTCGCGTTCGCCAGCCATGCTCCGCTGGAGACCAACTCGGCCGTCGCGGACGTCCGTTCCGACCGGGCCGAGATCTGGTCGGGGCTGAAGTCCCCGATCGTGGCCCGCCAGACCATCGCGAAGGAGCTCGGACTGCCGCTGGACAAGGTCACCGTCCATGTGGTGCAGGCGGGCGGCTCCTTCGGTCGCCGGCTGTTCTTCGACGCCGCGCTGGAGGCCGCGCTCGTCTCACAGAAGAGCGGGCGCCCGGTCCGGCTCCAGTGGTCACGGATCGACGACATGCGACACGGCCGGATGCGGCCCGCCACCCACCACAGGATCCGTGCCACCTACGCGCTCGGGCAGGTGCTCTCGTTCGAGCACCGGGTGGCGGCCGTGGAGACCGACTTCCGGCACGGTCTCGGCGAGATCCTGACCGCCACCGCGGCCAGTCTCCCCTCCGGGGTGGGCAACGCGGGCTTCGCCCAGACGCTCTTCCTGACCACCGTGAAGTCCCCGTACAACTTCGGCCTCACCACCCAGGTACTCACCGAGGTGCCGTTGAAGATGCACACCGGGTCCTGGCGCTCCGTGTACTCGGGCAACACCCGGGGCGCGGAGGAGATCGTCGCCGACGAACTGGCGGCCAAGCTGGGCAAGGACCCGGTGGTCTTCCGGCGCGAGTTCCTCAAGTCCGACCGGCAGCGGGCCGTGCTCGACAAGGTCGCGACGGAGGGCGGGTGGGGCCGCGCTCTGCCGAAGGGCTGGGCACAGGGCGTCGGCTTCCACGAGGAGTACAAGTCCTGCACGGCCTGTCTGGTCGAGATCGACGCCACGGACCCGAAGCGGCCACGGGTCACCAAGGCCGTCATCGCCGCCGATGTGGGGCGGCCGATCAATCCGCGAGGGCTTGAGGCCCAGCTGCTCGGCGGTCTGACGGACGCCGTCTCCACCACCCTGCGGGCCGGCCTCCACATCGACAGGGGACTGCCGTTGGAAGGCAGTTACTCGCAGTTCCACTACGCGCGGCAGAAGGACAGCCCCAAGGACGTGAAGATCTTCATCATGCCCGCGAGCGGCGAGCCGGGCGGCGCGGGAGAGCTGGGTGTCCCGGCGGCCGTCGGGGCGATCGCCAACGCCTACGCCCGGGCCACCGGCACGAAGCCGCGCGCTTTCCCCGTCAACTTCGACGTCGACTTCACTCCCTTTCCTCGCTGA